In Zingiber officinale cultivar Zhangliang chromosome 3B, Zo_v1.1, whole genome shotgun sequence, a single window of DNA contains:
- the LOC122055029 gene encoding THO complex subunit 4A-like, whose translation MSGALDMSLENIIKSSKKTAGGGRGRGREAGGSSRRAPNRTANRSAPYSSGKAPNSVWQHDMYSTAQAGGFPVATARASSIDIGTKLYILNLEFGVSNEGIKEEEEAALWSEANGVRPAAFRTSMASLS comes from the exons ATGTCGGGCGCCCTCGACATGTCTCTCGAAAACATAATCAAATCAAGCAAGAAGACTGCCGGCGGCGGACGCGGGCGGGGCCGTGAGGCCGGCGGGTCGTCCCGTCGCGCGCCCAACCGAACGGCTAACCGATCCGCCCCTTACTCCTCCGGGAAG GCTCCCAACTCGGTGTGGCAGCACGACATGTACTCAACGGCGCAAGCAGGCGGTTTTCCTGTTGCGACGGCGAGGGCTTCCTccatagatatcggcaccaagCTGTATATCTTGAATTTAGAATTCGGAGTGTCAAACGAGGGCATTAAG gaggaagaggaagcggCCTTGTGGAGCGAGGCTAATGGAGTGAGGCCTGCAGCATTTAGAACTTCCATGGCATCACTCTCATGA
- the LOC121968442 gene encoding uncharacterized protein LOC121968442 has protein sequence MGRLGYDARVNHFSHPHPLELTSPDHRSTSPPPTCAGCALPASAGAYYSCKACAYALHVPCAQMPPRIRHPAHPHHSLTLLAAAFFDCAACGQLGAAGFSYRCAPCGVDFHARCASMPLSVEHAAHDHPLTLVFSAPYEDGGGFSCDACGGVGGNHWLYRCAMCEFDAHVGCATADPAPPQSPTRLAPRRPPGRGALPAARGMGGNRGGWQGRPVGGMVQQPLGLAMGSLGGLGRSVMNQMVRGFVNGAANQVVQGIVGAGDDGSSTMDMEYGIEADSFGDSVEQ, from the coding sequence ATGGGGAGATTGGGCTACGATGCCAGAGTCAACCACTTCAGCCACCCTCACCCTTTGGAGCTCACCTCGCCGGACCACCGCTCGACGTCCCCGCCGCCGACCTGTGCTGGTTGTGCCCTCCCGGCCTCCGCCGGCGCCTACTACTCCTGCAAGGCCTGCGCCTACGCGCTCCACGTGCCGTGCGCCCAGATGCCGCCGCGCATCCGCCACCCGGCGCACCCGCACCACTCCCTCACCCTCCTCGCCGCCGCCTTCTTCGACTGCGCCGCCTGCGGCCAGCTCGGCGCCGCCGGCTTTTCCTACCGCTGCGCCCCCTGCGGCGTCGACTTCCACGCCCGCTGCGCCTCCATGCCGCTCTCCGTTGAGCACGCGGCCCACGACCACCCGCTCACCCTCGTCTTCTCCGCCCCCTACGAGGATGGCGGCGGCTTCTCCTGCGACGCCTGCGGGGGCGTAGGCGGCAACCACTGGCTCTACCGCTGCGCCATGTGCGAGTTCGACGCCCACGTCGGGTGCGCGACCGCCGATCCCGCGCCGCCCCAGTCGCCAACCCGACTGGCCCCGCGGCGACCACCAGGAAGAGGAGCACTGCCGGCGGCCAGAGGGATGGGTGGAAACAGGGGAGGTTGGCAAGGCCGGCCGGTGGGTGGCATGGTGCAACAGCCACTGGGATTAGCAATGGGCAGTCTGGGGGGGCTTGGAAGAAGCGTGATGAACCAGATGGTGCGAGGATTCGTCAACGGCGCGGCGAACCAGGTGGTGCAGGGCATAGTCGGAGCCGGCGACGACGGAAGCTCAACGATGGACATGGAATACGGCATTGAAGCTGATTCATTTGGTGACTCAGTTGAGCAGTGA
- the LOC121968443 gene encoding myb-related protein Hv1-like: protein MGRSRCCEKTHINKGAWTKEEDSRLVAYIRAHGEGCWRSLPQAAGLLRCGKSCRLRWINYLRPGLKRGNFTEKEDELIIKLHSHHGNKWSLIAGRLPGRTDNEIKNHWNTHIKRKLTSRGIDPATHQKVCAPITNLSVSFVKVEEKKGGFLRCDQDCTSSRGSNDKGRPWQSESYKCPDLNLDLNLTPPPLGGIGFCINCSWGLHLRSEECKCDTFHGIKSQLWDTKALS from the exons ATGGGGAGGTCTCGGTGCTGCGAGAAGACCCATATCAACAAGGGGGCATGGACTAAGGAAGAAGATAGTCGGTTGGTGGCCTATATACGCGCGCACGGTGAGGGTTGTTGGCGCTCGCTGCCTCAGGCGGCTGGCCTTCTCCGGTGTGGCAAGAGTTGCCGCTTGCGTTGGATCAATTATCTCCGGCCGGGCCTCAAGCGCGGCAActtcaccgagaaggaggatgagCTCATCATCAAACTTCATAGCCATCATGGCAACAA GTGGTCTCTAATAGCCGGGAGATTACCGGGAAGAACCGATAACGAGATCAAGAACCATTGGAACAcgcacatcaagaggaagttaaCGAGTCGAGGAATTGACCCGGCGACGCACCAAAAGGTTTGTGCACCGATTACAAACTTATCAGTGTCTTTCGTGAAGGTCGAAGAGAAGAAGGGAGGGTTCCTTCGATGCGATCAAGATTGCACTAGTAGCCGTGGTAGCAACGACAAGGGAAGGCCATGGCAAAGTGAAAGCTACAAGTGTCCCGACTTGAATCTCGACTTGAATTTAACCCCTCCTCCATTGGGAGGAATAGGGTTTTGTATCAATTGTAGTTGGGGATTACACCTGAGGAGTGAAGAGTGCAAGTGTGACACTTTTCATGGAATCAAGTCACAGTTGTGGGATACAAAGGCCTTGAGTTGA